The DNA region ATGGCAAGCGGAGCAAGCGCAACTGCCGGAATCGGACGCAGGGTTTCTACCAACAGGCGCGTCAACCGGTAAGCAAGCGGATATCTCCCAAGCAATAACCCGGCCGGTACGGCAATTAAAGCAGCCAATGCCAGGCCCGCAAGCATCGCCTGCACCGTGCCGTACACATGGACAATAAATGTGGGTTCAAAAAGCAGGCCGAAGGAATATTTCACAATCGTCCAGGCCGAAGGAAAGTATTGGGTATCAACTAGAAGCGCTGCAAGCTGCCAAAGGGTGAAAGCCGCAAAAATGCCCGCACATCCCTTGGCTATGGTTTGGATTCGCGTCTTTCCCTTTATAGCAAAATCTGACGATCTGCCATTCGCTCTTTTGCAATGAGCAGCTGTTAATTTTTTTAATAGTTTACTCTGCATGGTATCCATTTTTTATTCACACCGTCCCCGTCTATGATGGCTCCGGCGTACCAGATTGAAGAATCATGCCGACCACTTCGCTACGAAGCTGAACAAATTCCTTTGTCGCCCTTGTTTGAACTTGATGTCTCGGTCTGAACAATTGAATGTCGAGGTCCTTTACTAGACGGGCTGGAGGCTGTGACAAAACAATAATCCTATCGGACAAATATATGCTTTCATCGATATCGTGCGTAACGAACAGGATGGTCATGCCGAACTTTTCATGAACCGACAAAATCAAATCCTCGAGATCCGCCCGAGTTTGCGCATCAACCGAGGCCAGCGGCTCGTCCATAAGCAGCAGCTTCGGACGATAAGCCAATGCACGGGCGATGGCCACGCGTTGCTGCATACCGCCGGACAGCTGCCAAGGGTATTTGTGAGCCGATCCGGAAAGGCCCACCGCTGCCAGACTTGCGCTGCTGCGTTCCGATGCCTCCTTGGCTCCGACCTTTTTGCGAAGAGGAAACTCAACATTTTTTTGCACGGTCATCCAAGGAAACAGGGAACGCGTATAATCTTGGAAGACAAACGCTACTTGTGAAGGAATGTTGCCGTTAATTTTCTCCCCCATGACGGAAATGCTTCCTCGCGAAGTTTTGATTAATCCCGAGATGATTTTTAACAATGTCGACTTCCCGGTGCCTGATGGGCCTACGATCGAAACAAACTCCCCTTCGTATACACAAAAGCTAAGATCATCTATGGCCCGTTGGGAACCTGAAGCGCTTTCATATTCGTACTCCAGATCACGCACTTCAAGAACTAAGTTTTTTCTTTCAGCAATATCTGCTTCCATGTTCGCCCCCCATGATCCAAATTGCAAGCGCTCTCTTTTTAGCCTTACTCTTATCATAATAACCTTATCATTCGAGAACAAATAGACAAACGATATTTCAGAAATCACGATTGCTTATAAATCAGTGCTGCTTCAACAATCCATATACTTCCGCATCCAGCTTTTTGGCCAGCTCCGGATTATATGTTTTCTCGTAGTCGGGTTCCACCGTAATTCGGCCGCCGTAAAAGATGACGTCCTCAACTTCTTTGACATTTACTGTAACGACGCGGATGTAACCGATTCTCCCCTTGTTCATCCTGCTCTCCCCTTTTCGGCAGAAAACGATCAATATTCAACCTTCACCGGCAGACCGAGCTCAAGCTTGCCAAAAATTTCGCCAAGCCCATCAAAGTTAAAAGCCATATGCTGGGCTCCGGCATGGATATCCCGCCAAAACTGCTGCAGCAGGTTGCTCTCTGCCGAAGCCGCCGCACCGCTGTTTAAGAATATGCTTTCCATCGCTTCACTGCACAATTGAGCGCTATAGGCATAATTGCAGCGCAGGCGTACCCGCTCCGAATAGTCGAGTACCCGGCCCGATTCGACAATTTCCAGAGATTTCATTAATAGCGCATGAGCTGCTTCGATCTTCGTTGCGATTTTAGCCATCCGGATTTGCTGATGCGTCAGCTCCGCCACTCGGACTCCGGTTCTCGTTTTGTTCTTGCTGATAACCGTATCCCGCCAGAGTTCATATGCACCGAGCGTAGAGCCCAGAATTACGGAAAGCAGTGTAGCAGGCATTACCGCTGATAATTGGATACGGTACAGCGGCGCCGTATTCAGCTGCATACCGGGCGAAATACCGTACAAATTCCAAGGCTCCAGCTCCATCGTTCGATGGGAGGGAACAAATACATCCTTCAATTCAAACATATTGCTGCCCGTTCCCCTCATACCGATCACATGCCAAGTATCGTGCACCAGCATGTCGCTTTTCGGCACAAGAAAATAATACACCGCTTTCTCCTGCTCGTTTCCAGACTGCGGAAGGGGCACGAGGATCAAGGCCCAATCGCTGTGCTCGATTCCGGAGGAGAAGCCCCATTTCCCGCTCAATACGTATCCACCCTCCACCCGGTTCACTTGCATATCCGGGCTGGGATTCAGAGAAGAAGCGATGCACGCATCCGGGTTGTCGCGCCATACGTCAGCTTGCGCCTGATCCGGCATGAACGCGGTCATCCAGCTGTGCAGCAGGAGCAGCGCATAGCACCAGCCCGCTGACGGTTCGGCCTTGGCCACTTCAATGGTTGTAGCCGCAAGTGTCTTCCAGCTCAATTCATGGCCTCCCCAGCGTTCAGGTACCAGCATTCTCACAAGGCCCGATTGAATGATCTCTTTAATCGTTTCAGGCGGTTGGCTCCTCAATTCGTCCGCCAGCTTGGAGCGGGAGCGAATATTTGGGGAAAGACCTTTGCAGCGTTCGAGGGCTTCATCGTGAGACAACTTCTTGATAGCATCCTGCATGTTTCGTAACCTCCTGGAAAATTATGGATTGATGACGGGTGTGCCGTAGGTGTGGAATGTCGCCGGCAAAGGATTCCCCCAAGCAAGACCCTTCTTCCTCTCTTGCGGTGTCCAGGTAATCGTTTCCCAGTCCGGAGAAAGAATCAGAAATCCTCCCGAGCACACTTCGATGCGATTTCCTCCCGGCTCATACACGTACACAAACATCGTTTGTCCCGCTACATGCTTGCTCGGCGAAGCCTCAATAAAAATACCGTGATCCAAAAAAATATCCGCGGCTCGAAGCACCATCTCCGAGCTTTCAACCTTGAACGCCGCATGATGAAAGCGCCCTTTCGTTCCGGTTTTATCCAGTGAAATCGCAAGATCATATGACTTGTTCGTGACATGCAGCCATGCCGTGACCTTCGAGCCTTGATCCGTTATCGCCTGCTCGCTCAATCTAAAGCCCAGTTTCTCTTGCCAGAAGGCGCTGTCTCCATCGACATTGGAACTGAATAGGTTGATATGGTCCAATGAAGTAACAGATGCTCCCCGGGCCGCATATTTTTGCGGCAAATTTTTAAGCGAAGGCTTTAGGGACGGCGGAGCCACGTATTTTTCGGCTTCATAATACAGCTCTACAGCATGCCCATCCGCATCCGTACAGCGGTACGTCTTCCCGTGACCGTAATCGCCGTCCGACCAGCCGATTCCAAGGCCGCTCCGCTCGATAGCCTGAGCCCTCCGATCCAACGCCGCCGGCGAAAATGAGCGCAGGCCAACGTGACCGAGCCCGGCATGCTTGGCTTCCGTCAGCTTCAAGCTGTATAAAGATTCGTCGCCCCAGCCGCGAAGAAACACAGACTGCCTCTCGCTATGGATGGCTTCCATGCCCATTAACTCGCGGAAGAAAGCGAGGCTTTCGTCCGGCTTTGGCGTCAACAGCTCGATGTGCGCCAGATAAGCGATATCCCGAATAGGTTCTTTAAATTCCGTCATTTCTGCTCCTCCTCCACAATTCGTGTCTCAATTGCACCAATTTCTCCGAACTCCACCCGAACAACATCTCCGCTTTGCAAAAACGTTCCCTGGGCTTCGCCTACGGTCCCTCCGGCATTCCGGTACAGACGATGTCTCCCGCTCCTTCCCATGTTTTTGCTTTGTAATGATCATAAATCAGCCAGCCTCAGCCGTAAAATATACAAATGCAATTTGAGAAATCGCATTTTCTTATCAAATATGCAACGTCGAACACGTGAACAGTTCCTCAACGGACGGCCGGCGGGAAATGATCTTCAGTTCAAGCATAATCAAACAGGCATACCCCTTAACTGCTAAGGGATATGCCTGATATTACTCAGTATTCATGTCAATCACTTCAATTTATCGAACAGATTCCATTCCTTCTCAGGAAATCACACACGGGATTTGAACCTCGACAGTCGTCCCGCAATTTTCTTTGCTGCTGAACCGGAGAGTGCCGTTATGCGCTTGGACGATCCCGAAGCAAATCATCAATCCCAAACCGGTTCCGGTTTCTTTCGTGGAAAAAAAGGGCTCGCCGAGCTTTCGGATCATATCCTCCGGTATCCCTTTGCCTTCATCGATAATACGAATGGAGATATTGCCATTGCTTGCCGTTCGAACACAGATTTGAACCGTTCCGCCATTAGGCATCGCTTCAATCGCATTTTTCAGCAGATTGACAAACACCTGCTTCATTTGATTCTCATCGCATTGAACAAGCGGAATGTCCGGTTCGAAGTCATAATGGATCTGCACATTATTCAAGATCGCTTGCGAATCAAGCAAAAATACGACATTCCGGATAAGCTCCACAATCGAACTCTCTTGAAAATGAATTTCGTGAGGTTTGGCAAGGATCATAAATTCATTCACGATCGAATGGATCCGGTCCAATTCAGACAGCATAATTTCAATATATTTTTGTTCATTTCCTTTGTTTGTTTTCATCAGCTGCACGAAGCCTTTTAATGAGGTCAAAGGATTTCTGATTTCGTGAGCGACCCCGGCGGCGAGCTGGCCGACGACCGAGAGCTTCTCTGACCTGAGCATATATTCTTCCGTCCGTTTCCGATCCGTCAAATCGCGGATCACCGTCTGCACGACAGGAAATTGCAAATATTTGTGGATATAGATCGACGAGGTTTCCACATCGACGAATGTTCCATCCAATCGGACGAGTTTGATCTCCATGTAATCCAGTTTTTCATTGCTGGTGATAGCTAATCGGATACGTTCAGTTACGACCCCTGCATAATCGGGATGAATGAAATCAAAAATCGATCTTCCGATAACTTCTTCCTGGCTTTGGGCTCCGACTAACGCAAGCGTCATGTCGTTGACATAATGTATCTTCCCATCTTTATGAATGACCATCGGTTCCGGCAATAATTTGATCATGCGCCTGAACTGCAGTTCCCTTTCGAAAAGCTCCTCTTCCGCCTTTTTTTGCTCGGAGATATCCTTGCACAGCAATTGAACCGACCGTTTTCCCATATACTCAAGCGGCAGGGCGCTTATCTCAATGTCGATCATTTGTCCATCCAATCTGACCAGCTTCTTTTGAATGTTCCTCGCCGGTTTTCCTTCTTTGAACAGCTGCTGAAGCTTCGACTCCAGAGTATCCAGATCAGTTGGGTGAATAAATCCGAAAATTTCCTTGCCGATCAGTTCCGCTTGATCAGCCGCTCCAGCCAATTTGACTGCAGCCGGATTGACAAACACGATCCGGTAATCGCTGTGCACGATAATCGGCTCCGGCGACAATTCAACGAGCTGCCGGTACCTTTCTTCACTTTCCCGCAGTTTCTGCTCGGCAAGCTTGCTTTCGGTGATGTCTCTTTCCACCCCGACAAACCTCTCAATATTCCCTTCAGCGTCGCGAATGGGATAAATCGTTATATTGGCATGAGACATGCTGCCGTCTTTTCTGAGCTTCATAGTTCCATAGCCGGTGACGCTCTCTCCAGATTTCAGCTTATTCTGCAATTTCTCAGCTTCGTGCTGCAGGTGCGGAGGAACCATCGGCAGAACCAGACCGCAAACTTCGCCTCTCGTCCATCCGTGCATTTTCTCGAACGAATCATTCACATCCAGCACTCGTCCTTCACAATCCGTAACAATGATACCGTCCGAGGACCGATTCATGAACAGGCGTAAAAAGCTGTCGGTCATATTTATTTTTTTGCAAGCGTTTGCATTGATTTTGAAGTTTTTAACGGGATGTTTGCGTGAAGATATAGGAGACAGGTAAACTGTTGCTTTGGCGCGCTTTTTCATAGAGTGTTATATTCTCCTCATCTGGCAAATTGGCACTTTTTAACTAATATATCACAGAGTTAAAAGATTATAAATATTCAAATATACCCACTTAATAAAAGCAGTACGTCCCTTGACGCCGCCAAAGCAGCGATGGCCGCACTGCCGTATTGATCTGTTTACCGTTCCTCTTGGTTTCTCAGCAAAATATAAATACTCTCTTCATCGGCTTCCACCGTAAAGCCCTTGAGCCGGACTTGTTCATCAGCCAAATGCTTGCCCGATTTCAGATCAAATTCCCAGCCATGCCAAGGACATCGCAAAATTTGCCCATCGTGTCCGTAATGATATTCATAAACGTTTGAGCTTAAACGTGTCCCGCCGACTCTGCCCTCGCAAACGGGAGCGCCGAAATGCGGGCAAACATTTCTCCAAGCTTAAAAACAGCCGTCAATATGGAAAATGCCGATTTCCATGCCGCCGGCGCGAGATTTTCTGCCCAAGGCCCGCTTTATCGGCAACACGGGTTTTTACTAATTTCCGCTCACTTTTCTGCTCGCAGCGTCCGGCTGCAACTAAATTGTCAATATCCGGATGGGTAAGACTGGCTAAAGGCACATAGTGGACATGATCATTGGAGAAAGGCGGCCAGAGGTGACCATCCGAACGATCATGCAGCTCAATCGACCAAGCCGTTCGGGCAATCGCATCCGGAAATCGGACTCCCGATCGGACATCGTCGACCGTCAATTGCCGACGGCCGACGATCCAGCGGGTCTGACGAATACCGGGAAGGCTGTAAGCCCGAATTCATCTCCGCGTTCCTTCAGCCGGACTGCGAAATTCTGCAAAATGTCCATTTGCTGAATTTGCTCCACATCGACTCCATTGTGCCGATCAAACAGCCACTGGAACGGCAGTGCGGCTTGGCTGTTCCCCGATACACGCGACTGCCTTTATCCACAAGCCTATTCCGGGACTTCACTCAGAAAGAAGCCCGAAAGTTTCCCATTTCCATGGATACTTAATATCCTGCTAATAAAGGTCGGTTCTGCGCTCGTTCATCATGGTGAAAAAGCTTTCCTGCAAGTGGCGCTTCCAGGCGTAGTCAATTTCCGCGGCCAGGATCTGCTCGGAATTCCCTTTTGCCGCACTCAGCGCAGTCCCATCCGGCGCATAAATCGCGGACTGGCCGAAAAATTCAAAGGCTCCCGAACATCCCGTATGGTTGGAGGCGGCCAAATACACCGTGTTGTCAATTGCGCGGGCCATGGAAAACATGCGGTAAGGCCGATCATAAGGCATCTCCCAAGCGCTCGGGGCCAGCAACAGCTCCGCACCGCCGGCAGCCAGCTTTCTGGCCGCCTCCGGAAACGCCAAATCCCAGCAGATCATCAACCCGATCCGCCCCAATTCGGTATCGGCAATTACAAATTCATCACCGGGTTTAAAAAAGCTTCGCTCATACGGCGTCATGTGTATCTTCCTGTAATTGGCCGCCGCCTCCCCTCGGGGATTAATCAGCATCAAGGAATTATAAATTCGGGCTTGCCCATCCTTTTCCACATAACCGTAGGCGATATACATTTGCGTTTCCTCAGCCGCCCGGCTCATCTCGGAAAAAATCCGGCCTTCCATAGTCTCCGCAGTTTGCAGAACTACGGGATTCAAACCGTAACCGTTGGCCGCCAATTCGGGAAAAAGCAGCAGTCTTGCCTGCGGATACAGCTCCTTGCATTCGACCGCCCGCTGCTTCATTTTTTGAAGATTGGATGAAACATCACCGTCAAAGGCCCCTTGAACAACCGCGATCTGAAATTTGTCTGTTTTGATCATCGGCCTCAGGCTTCCATCCGATTCGGTACGGCATCGTCCGGATTCGCAGCGGTGTGTTGCGACGTTTGCCGGAAAATCCCCATCAATACCCAATAGCTGATTCCCGAAACCAAGAACGTGAGGATCGTTGAACCGATGCTCAGCGGCTGAACATAGGTGAAATAATACGCAAAAATGGCGCCGATGATATAAGCCGCATAGGCGGACAAATTGAAGCCGTTCTGGTAATGATATTTTTTCTTCCTGTCGAATGCTATGTCCTCTGCGTCGTATCGGCTTTTTTTCAAGATGAAGAAATCAACCAGCACAATCGCAAATACCGGGATGAACAAAGTGGCTACCATCAGCACAAACGTGAAAAAGTTGGTCATCAGCGCTTCCTTCAGCAGAGCCCCCAGCGTGGAAACGATTCCGATCAATACGACCGGCTTCCAAAAGCCGAGTCCGGGAAACACGTTCATAAACGACATGGTTGCGCTGTATAAAGCCATAATATTTGTGGAGAGCACCGAGAAAAAGACGACAAGTGAAGCGACCAGACCGAAGCCGTATTTGGCCAGCAGAATCGTCGGATCATACGTCTGCTCCATGCCCGAAAGAATACTGAAGCCGCTGACGACGGCCCCGAGCATCATGGCGATGACGGATGCCGCGATATAGCCTAAATAAGTCCCCCACCCCCCGCTTTTCTCGCTTTTACAGTTCCGGTTGAAGTCGCACACGGAGGACATCCAGGAAAATGCGGTGGCCACCACGATATCAAATGCGATAATTCCCGTGACCGCAGGATGCTCGCTCAGCTGCATAGTCATCAAATTTGAAATGTGATACGCTGTGAACAATTTATAAAATACGATAAACGCAAGAACGATCATCGCTATCGACACATATTTTTCAACCCGCTCCACTCCTTTATGCCCATAGACGGTCATCAGCACGACCAAGACCTCCGTAAGGATGACGAACATGTCGACATTGCTGTAGCCTGTCATGTAGTTTATGGCATAATTCAAGCTAAGCCCCGCCATATAGGCTTGAATCCAGCTCCAGCCGATCAATACGAGCGTATTGACGATTGCCGGCAGGATGGCTCCTTTTTGGCCGAAGGATGCTCGTGTCAAAACCATTGTGGGAAGACCCGTACGGATACCGATATTCCCGGTCAGCGCCAGCGGAATGGCCCCCAGGACCGAGCCGATCACAATCGCCAGGATCGCATCGGTAAAAGAAATGTCCGGCACGAACATCATCCCCGTCATGACCGTTGTAATGACGACGTTCGCAGCCAGCCACAATGCAAACGTACCGAAGAAATTCATCGTTCTTTCCGACTGCCGTGTCGGCCGGATATCATCCTTGCCCAATTGCTCCAAAAAAACCGCCATTTTCTTCTCATCTCCTTGAATTGGAATTTTTCATATGATCCCGTTTGTTCAGCGCTACCAGACTCATCATTTCAAAAGCGACGGTCGCGGCCAGCATCGCGGTAATTTCCGCATGATCGTAAGCAGGCAATACTTCAACCACATCAAAACCGACCAGCTTCAACCCTTTCAACGCCCTGACATATTCAATGGCTTCATAGCTTGTCGGTCCTCCGGCCTCCGGCGTCCCGGTGCCGGGCGCATAGGCCGGATCGACAAAATCCACATCGAACGAAACATAAACCGGCCGTTCCCCCACACGATCGCGAATGCGCCGGACAACCTCCGGAAAACCCTGATCGCGGCATTCCCGCATCGTAATGACTTCAAAGCCCAGCTCCCTCGCATCATCAATATCCTCGCGTCCGTAAAGCGATCCCCTCATGCCGATTTGGATCGAGTGTTCCACATCCAGCAATCCCTCCTCCACGGCGCGCCGGAAGGGAGTTCCGTGCATATATTTCTCGCCGTAATAGTGATCCCAGGTATCCCCGTGTGAATCGAAATGCACAAGCGCTACCGGACCGTACCGGTTTTTGAAGGCTCTCAGGCTGCCCAGGCTGATGGAATGATCTCCGCCGAGGATGATCGGAACGACGGATTTTTCCAGAATCGGCTGGAGTCCGATTTGGATCTTCTGATAGGTGCGGTGAATATTCCCCGGAACCACATCGATGTCTCCATAATCAACCCCGGAGCAGTATTCGAAAATATGAATATCCTGATCAGGATTATAGGGACGCAGCAATACCGAGAAATTGCGGATATGCTGCGGTCCGTACCGTTGTCCGGTTCGATTCGAAACCGCCGTATCGAAGGGTACGCCCAGGATGACAAAATCGACGTGATCGGCTGTTGCGGTGTTCTCCAATCTCATAAAGGTCCGAACGCCGCAAAAACGGGGAGATTGCGAAGAATCCTTCGGTTGAAACATGACAGACCTCCCATTATTAAATTTTTCGTTAATTTTTAAATAGCAAAAAGAATGCCAATAAATCAGCCGATAATTCCGATGATTTTTCGCATTTTTTCAAAAAAACAAGTCGGAAACGAATCGTTCTTGATTCGTTTCCGACTTGTTGAACCGGTTATAACTCAATCTTCCATTTTTTCAGCTTTCGCACGACTGAGGTTTGACTGATTCCCAAATATTTTGCCATCTCATAGGTGGATTTGCAATTTTTCGCGGCTTGTCTCAACCATTTGCGTTCCACTTCGCCGACCTGATCCTTCATGGTCTGCCCCGGTATTCCCCATCCCTCATCATCAAATTTCATATCCTTCAGATGGCGGAATTGAATGTCAAAGGGCAGCTGCGAAGGAAGGATGCAGCGGTTCTCCGCGGTGATGACCAGCCGTTCTACCAGGTTCTCCAGCTCCCGGACGTTGCCCGGCCAATCATATTCTACCAATTCATCCACCGTCATGGAATCGAAACAGATGTTTTTGTGATACTTTTCATTATAGTGCTTGAGAAAATATTGAATAAGCAGCAAAATATCCTCTTTTCTCTCTTTCAGGGAAGGAACGGCTATCGGCACCACCATTAACCGATAGTACAGATCCTTGCGAAACAATCCCTTCTTCACCATTTCCTCCAGATCCCGATTCGTTGACACGACGAGACGGAAGTTGATCGTTCTCGGACGCACGCCTCCGATCCGGGCGACCTGCTTTTCCTGCAGCACCTTCAATAATTTGGCCTGCACGGAAAGCGGCAGTTCCCCCAGCTCATCCAGAAAAAGCGTGCCTTGATCGGCCAGTTCGATCAGTCCGGGCTTTCCTTGCTTATTGGCCCCGGTGAATGAGCCCGATTCGTAGCCAAACATTTCCGACTCGAATAAGCTTTCCGGAATCGCACCGCAGTTTACTTCAATAAGGGGACCTCCCCTTCGCTCGCTTTCATGATGGATGAAATGGGCGATCATCGTTTTCCCGACTCCGGATTCTCCCAGCAGAACGACGGTCGCATCGGACTTGGCCACATTCTTCACCAATTTCCATACCCGGATCATCGGCTTGCTGCGAATGACAAAGTTTTCGATCTTGATCTCTTTGTCACGAAGCTCTTCGATTTCGGTTTCATACAGCTTCATCCGGGCCCTCAAGTTTTCATAGTCTTCCTTGATGCTTTCAAGTTCCGTCAAATCATGCGAAAAGCTGATCACCCTGATGATTTCCCGCTCCTGATTGAATATGGGATAGCCGGTTGCCATAACGGTTCTGCCGGTCGGCGTTTTTTGCATCAGCTGGATATCCCTTTTTTCCTTGAGCACCCTGGTCGTCACCGAAGGCGAAAATACCTGCTCCCGTTCCAAGTCAAACACCGATTTCCCGATTAATTCGGAAACATCCTTGCCATAAATCGATTTGCAATTCGGACTCGCTTTCAGGACCCGGCCTTGTCCGTCCGTAATCACGATATTATCCTTGGAGACTCGCAGGATGGAATCCAGCTCCAGATCGGCTGTCGGTTCGATTGCGATCACCGCCTGTCTTTTTCATTCTTATACAAGATAAATATTATTCTGTCAATTCGTTTTCTCGATTTCAAATTCATGAATCCGCCGAACCCGTCCACATATCCATAAGCAGAGCGGGGTTTTGAAATATTGCATAGGGGATAAAGCAATAGCCGTCCTTTCCCCAGTCCGTTCCCCAGCTGTTTCGGACAATGACCATTTGTTGTGCGTCATCGTATCCCGCCGCGCACAGCGCATGTCCTCCCAGCAGTTGTTCTCTCGCAACGTCCGGCACATCGATCACGCCGGTGGCGACCGGTCCCGGTCCTTCAAATGATTCATAGATAAGCATACCGAACACAACCGGCCATCCTTGGGCAAGCGCCGCCTTCAGATGGTTCAGACCGGCAACCCGATGATATTCGCTAATCCGGAAGTGAATGGCGTCGGCCTCGGCGGCGTCGTCCGGCTTCTTCCGGAAATCCTCCGTATACGGCCAGAGCTTCGACCGGCAAACTCCGAGCTTTTGCAGAAGCTTCATTCCGTCTCTTAGACTTGCCCCGGCATCCTGGCCGACCGTTCCTTCGACCTGCCTTTCGTGCCAGTACAAATAAAGGCGGCTGAGTCTTTCGAAGGGCCTGCCGGATTGCAGCAGGAGATATTCCCGGAGCCCGCGGACGATCGCATTGGCTGTGCAGCTGCCAAGCTCGCCCTGGTCCACCACAGGCGGCATCTTGGTTGCGCTGATCCGCGGTTAAAGAACGGTCCAAATGTTTCAGATAGGCTTCAAGATACTGCCTGCGTTCTCGGGGAGCATCGTAAGGGCGATGGACAAAAGGCAGATCGGACGGAACCATGAAACGGATAGCCAGCATCGGAAAAGGAATGCGCAGAGGACGAAACCTCGGGTTATGAAGGCCCGGAGCTTCATTGGACATATGAAATTCGCCAAGCATCAAGCCCGCCTGCACGAAACGGGGCTTCAGCCGCCGTTGAATGCCGTCGATCATTTCCGGTGCTTGCTCGTCTGGAATTTCCGGGAAAATTAAAAGGATGGCTTTAAAGATGGCGTCAGGCCCATCGTTTGGTTCCATTTGCAGAAAAATATCCCGGTGCCGCTCAACGATTTGTTCAATCCGGTCTTTGTCCGTATACCGTCCGCGGATGACCGACAATCGAATCGTATCCAGCTGCAGGGCACGGGAAACAAACGGGCAAACCGGACCGGACCGTCCCAAATCGTCATGCGGTTTATCCAGATACTCCC from Ferviditalea candida includes:
- a CDS encoding ABC transporter ATP-binding protein, producing MEADIAERKNLVLEVRDLEYEYESASGSQRAIDDLSFCVYEGEFVSIVGPSGTGKSTLLKIISGLIKTSRGSISVMGEKINGNIPSQVAFVFQDYTRSLFPWMTVQKNVEFPLRKKVGAKEASERSSASLAAVGLSGSAHKYPWQLSGGMQQRVAIARALAYRPKLLLMDEPLASVDAQTRADLEDLILSVHEKFGMTILFVTHDIDESIYLSDRIIVLSQPPARLVKDLDIQLFRPRHQVQTRATKEFVQLRSEVVGMILQSGTPEPS
- a CDS encoding VOC family protein, producing MTEFKEPIRDIAYLAHIELLTPKPDESLAFFRELMGMEAIHSERQSVFLRGWGDESLYSLKLTEAKHAGLGHVGLRSFSPAALDRRAQAIERSGLGIGWSDGDYGHGKTYRCTDADGHAVELYYEAEKYVAPPSLKPSLKNLPQKYAARGASVTSLDHINLFSSNVDGDSAFWQEKLGFRLSEQAITDQGSKVTAWLHVTNKSYDLAISLDKTGTKGRFHHAAFKVESSEMVLRAADIFLDHGIFIEASPSKHVAGQTMFVYVYEPGGNRIEVCSGGFLILSPDWETITWTPQERKKGLAWGNPLPATFHTYGTPVINP
- a CDS encoding PAS domain S-box protein → MKKRAKATVYLSPISSRKHPVKNFKINANACKKINMTDSFLRLFMNRSSDGIIVTDCEGRVLDVNDSFEKMHGWTRGEVCGLVLPMVPPHLQHEAEKLQNKLKSGESVTGYGTMKLRKDGSMSHANITIYPIRDAEGNIERFVGVERDITESKLAEQKLRESEERYRQLVELSPEPIIVHSDYRIVFVNPAAVKLAGAADQAELIGKEIFGFIHPTDLDTLESKLQQLFKEGKPARNIQKKLVRLDGQMIDIEISALPLEYMGKRSVQLLCKDISEQKKAEEELFERELQFRRMIKLLPEPMVIHKDGKIHYVNDMTLALVGAQSQEEVIGRSIFDFIHPDYAGVVTERIRLAITSNEKLDYMEIKLVRLDGTFVDVETSSIYIHKYLQFPVVQTVIRDLTDRKRTEEYMLRSEKLSVVGQLAAGVAHEIRNPLTSLKGFVQLMKTNKGNEQKYIEIMLSELDRIHSIVNEFMILAKPHEIHFQESSIVELIRNVVFLLDSQAILNNVQIHYDFEPDIPLVQCDENQMKQVFVNLLKNAIEAMPNGGTVQICVRTASNGNISIRIIDEGKGIPEDMIRKLGEPFFSTKETGTGLGLMICFGIVQAHNGTLRFSSKENCGTTVEVQIPCVIS
- a CDS encoding FAD-dependent oxidoreductase, which encodes MTVDDVRSGVRFPDAIARTAWSIELHDRSDGHLWPPFSNDHVHYVPLASLTHPDIDNLVAAGRCEQKSERKLVKTRVADKAGLGQKISRRRHGNRHFPY
- a CDS encoding carbon-nitrogen hydrolase family protein, yielding MIKTDKFQIAVVQGAFDGDVSSNLQKMKQRAVECKELYPQARLLLFPELAANGYGLNPVVLQTAETMEGRIFSEMSRAAEETQMYIAYGYVEKDGQARIYNSLMLINPRGEAAANYRKIHMTPYERSFFKPGDEFVIADTELGRIGLMICWDLAFPEAARKLAAGGAELLLAPSAWEMPYDRPYRMFSMARAIDNTVYLAASNHTGCSGAFEFFGQSAIYAPDGTALSAAKGNSEQILAAEIDYAWKRHLQESFFTMMNERRTDLY
- a CDS encoding purine-cytosine permease family protein; this encodes MAVFLEQLGKDDIRPTRQSERTMNFFGTFALWLAANVVITTVMTGMMFVPDISFTDAILAIVIGSVLGAIPLALTGNIGIRTGLPTMVLTRASFGQKGAILPAIVNTLVLIGWSWIQAYMAGLSLNYAINYMTGYSNVDMFVILTEVLVVLMTVYGHKGVERVEKYVSIAMIVLAFIVFYKLFTAYHISNLMTMQLSEHPAVTGIIAFDIVVATAFSWMSSVCDFNRNCKSEKSGGWGTYLGYIAASVIAMMLGAVVSGFSILSGMEQTYDPTILLAKYGFGLVASLVVFFSVLSTNIMALYSATMSFMNVFPGLGFWKPVVLIGIVSTLGALLKEALMTNFFTFVLMVATLFIPVFAIVLVDFFILKKSRYDAEDIAFDRKKKYHYQNGFNLSAYAAYIIGAIFAYYFTYVQPLSIGSTILTFLVSGISYWVLMGIFRQTSQHTAANPDDAVPNRMEA
- the speB gene encoding agmatinase gives rise to the protein MFQPKDSSQSPRFCGVRTFMRLENTATADHVDFVILGVPFDTAVSNRTGQRYGPQHIRNFSVLLRPYNPDQDIHIFEYCSGVDYGDIDVVPGNIHRTYQKIQIGLQPILEKSVVPIILGGDHSISLGSLRAFKNRYGPVALVHFDSHGDTWDHYYGEKYMHGTPFRRAVEEGLLDVEHSIQIGMRGSLYGREDIDDARELGFEVITMRECRDQGFPEVVRRIRDRVGERPVYVSFDVDFVDPAYAPGTGTPEAGGPTSYEAIEYVRALKGLKLVGFDVVEVLPAYDHAEITAMLAATVAFEMMSLVALNKRDHMKNSNSRR